One stretch of Flavobacterium sp. 9 DNA includes these proteins:
- a CDS encoding DKNYY domain-containing protein: MIKKFFITISFGLLLSCQNSSIPALADPALKVEYESGGCNFVENPAYIVNKDYVVYQDYCTHMVIYPDLASFSIRKNEESAFAFDKNGMYVKGEFIKTDTSGFTVLGTNKEMDLLWKTKYKVFKNSTELKDIDVATFQANPSKNLSREDQVLYFKDKNSIYYFDKKIEGSDGASANTNPNDFCHDKNHMYSKGEIASFGNEPYQYVNYDFFKTKNFVFDRQHLIDNMKPDSLQALSGSYTRYKNDVYYQGRKTPIQLDKHSQVKVWSVNNQDRYITDGKKLFRDDEEIHKKVDLSSFGFFFNSACFYDKNGVYEIRYDPESKKDIIEKLPFNYTEKVSSANTSYNYFSKIVFYKNQAYATRTKSFYENLSQKEIALAKAQKKDIDDFDGSNKVIIDFSFSKMNDRIYCNNKKTGFDAETFVLMDKKAKYYKDKNVVIYYEERDHEIKILKDIDAKSARTLNIFLIDKNYLYCRNVKIIKSTNIELLAAFSGYRGGFCGNDSTPISDFYLFKNSEGFWLVKISDDISYRFLGKVFDRKWDPAFEPIDLAKKYGNKRTIVLQKPVVIQDKKKQYEENRVFSASEVEILPTFPGDIDKFYAFLKKNYVVPKAILDEEYSSGAVFASIRIEKDGSISEIKILRDRGYGSGKELERVLKLSPNWIPAMIDGKPVRCLFTIPHYIP; encoded by the coding sequence ATGATAAAAAAGTTTTTCATAACCATTAGTTTCGGATTGTTATTGAGCTGTCAAAATAGTAGTATTCCGGCATTGGCAGATCCTGCATTAAAAGTAGAATACGAATCCGGAGGATGTAATTTTGTTGAAAATCCAGCCTACATCGTCAACAAAGATTATGTTGTTTATCAGGACTATTGTACGCATATGGTTATTTATCCTGATTTAGCTTCTTTTTCGATTAGAAAAAATGAAGAATCTGCTTTTGCTTTCGATAAAAACGGAATGTACGTAAAAGGCGAATTTATTAAAACAGATACTTCAGGATTTACCGTTTTAGGAACGAATAAAGAAATGGATCTCCTTTGGAAAACAAAATATAAAGTATTCAAAAATTCGACCGAATTAAAAGACATTGATGTAGCAACCTTTCAGGCTAATCCAAGTAAAAATCTGAGTCGAGAGGATCAGGTTTTATATTTTAAAGACAAAAACTCTATTTATTATTTCGATAAAAAGATTGAAGGTTCTGATGGCGCATCGGCAAATACAAATCCGAATGATTTTTGCCACGATAAAAATCATATGTATTCTAAAGGCGAAATCGCTTCTTTTGGTAATGAGCCGTATCAATATGTGAATTATGACTTCTTTAAAACAAAAAATTTCGTTTTTGACAGGCAGCATCTCATTGATAATATGAAGCCTGATTCCTTACAAGCGCTATCAGGAAGTTATACAAGATACAAAAACGACGTATATTATCAGGGTAGAAAAACACCAATTCAGCTTGACAAACATAGCCAAGTTAAAGTCTGGAGTGTTAATAATCAAGACCGTTACATTACTGACGGAAAAAAACTTTTTAGAGACGATGAAGAAATTCATAAAAAAGTAGATCTGTCTTCTTTCGGATTCTTTTTCAATTCTGCTTGTTTTTATGATAAAAACGGAGTTTATGAAATAAGATATGATCCCGAATCGAAAAAAGATATCATTGAAAAACTGCCTTTTAATTACACCGAAAAAGTAAGCAGTGCGAATACTTCTTACAACTATTTTTCAAAGATTGTATTTTATAAAAATCAGGCTTATGCAACTCGTACAAAATCTTTCTACGAAAATTTAAGTCAAAAGGAGATTGCATTGGCAAAAGCACAAAAGAAAGATATTGATGATTTTGACGGTTCCAATAAGGTTATTATCGATTTTAGTTTTTCTAAAATGAATGATCGTATTTATTGTAATAATAAAAAGACAGGATTTGATGCAGAGACATTTGTGTTAATGGATAAAAAAGCTAAATATTATAAAGATAAAAATGTTGTTATTTATTATGAGGAAAGAGATCACGAGATAAAAATACTAAAAGATATTGATGCAAAATCAGCCCGAACTTTGAATATATTTTTGATCGATAAAAACTACTTGTATTGCCGAAATGTAAAGATTATCAAAAGTACGAATATAGAATTACTGGCTGCTTTTTCTGGATATAGAGGTGGTTTTTGCGGTAATGATTCAACACCGATTTCGGATTTTTATTTATTTAAAAATTCAGAAGGTTTCTGGCTTGTAAAAATCTCAGACGATATTTCGTATCGCTTTTTAGGAAAAGTATTTGACCGCAAATGGGATCCGGCTTTTGAACCAATTGATCTTGCTAAAAAATATGGAAATAAGAGAACAATTGTGCTTCAAAAACCTGTTGTTATACAGGACAAAAAGAAACAGTATGAGGAAAATCGAGTTTTTTCTGCTTCTGAAGTAGAGATATTACCAACATTTCCGGGAGATATCGATAAGTTTTATGCTTTTTTAAAGAAGAATTATGTTGTGCCAAAAGCAATACTTGATGAAGAATATTCGAGCGGCGCAGTTTTTGCAAGTATAAGAATTGAAAAAGATGGCAGTATATCTGAGATAAAAATTCTTCGTGATCGTGGTTATGGTTCAGGAAAAGAATTAGAAAGAGTCTTGAAATTATCTCCAAACTGGATTCCGGCAATGATAGACGGAAAACCAGTAAGATGTTTGTTTACTATCCCGCATTATATTCCGTAA
- a CDS encoding helix-turn-helix transcriptional regulator, translating into MIKQKLIKKRIEKNIKQEEMAFHLGITQSQYSRRESGITKIKKSEWNILAKVLETNLETIYQSEDDVYFLDDNTNINRSNDFAPDNEYYDLTLAVMKKYIEKLENENMLLKMQLQSS; encoded by the coding sequence ATGATTAAACAAAAACTCATAAAAAAAAGAATAGAAAAAAATATAAAACAAGAGGAAATGGCTTTTCATTTAGGAATCACTCAATCTCAATATAGCCGCAGAGAATCCGGCATTACTAAAATAAAAAAGAGCGAATGGAATATCTTAGCCAAAGTTTTAGAAACCAATCTTGAAACCATATACCAATCAGAAGATGATGTTTATTTCCTGGATGATAATACAAACATCAATCGGTCTAATGATTTCGCTCCTGACAATGAATATTATGATCTTACATTGGCAGTAATGAAAAAATACATTGAAAAATTAGAAAACGAAAATATGCTTTTAAAGATGCAGCTTCAATCTTCTTAA
- a CDS encoding thioredoxin domain-containing protein, with amino-acid sequence MLQNYNCLHTYLKAEGINIDKEELIFQNKSHPNYPSLLSISDTLSFFNIKNGVIKVAISELELLPDRFVAFLKNEIGLYELCLIEKSKENYFFSQNGKKGIISKEEIENKWDNIVLLVENSETENEVTNDYLKKSLPLLTTVFFIYCILQFGKTFEIKTFFIFSFIGLFLSAISLKDLFGIDGGFLQTICDNKKTGTSCTTITSSKKWKIFNYVTFSDLSIIFFLFQFIGLFLFNLRNETAIFLYIQKAVLFSSIPILIISVYYQKFVEKKWCPVCLLTALLLLAELYFLNLFSHDIVVVTKEIFFLGITCFFAVSIGWFKLKKILVAQKDLKESSVKNNRFVRNYDIFKSVLLSNPKIDVSVNNPIILGNKDANTEITLITSPLCSFCKDAHLLIESLLDKYRDDLKVVMIIKVDIEKQTEDYKWFYRKLMQNYLIEGEEVFTSALKHWFLTKNIDDFNAKDNFQIEIEKIDEIFNSQNDWCIENSIYSTPTILINGYPYPRPYEREILEHFINDLLDDNF; translated from the coding sequence ATGCTTCAAAACTACAATTGCCTTCATACATATCTTAAGGCAGAAGGGATAAATATTGATAAAGAAGAATTAATATTTCAAAATAAGTCTCATCCTAATTATCCTTCCTTACTATCAATTTCTGATACTTTAAGTTTTTTCAATATTAAAAATGGTGTTATTAAAGTGGCGATTTCAGAATTAGAATTGTTACCTGATCGATTTGTTGCATTTTTAAAGAATGAAATTGGGTTATACGAACTTTGTTTAATTGAAAAATCAAAAGAGAATTACTTTTTTAGCCAAAATGGTAAAAAAGGAATAATTAGCAAAGAAGAGATTGAGAATAAATGGGATAATATTGTGCTTTTGGTTGAAAATTCAGAGACCGAAAATGAAGTTACAAATGACTATTTAAAAAAGAGTTTACCGCTCTTAACTACTGTTTTTTTTATTTATTGCATATTGCAATTTGGAAAAACTTTTGAGATTAAGACTTTTTTTATATTCTCATTTATTGGCCTTTTTTTATCTGCTATTTCTTTAAAAGATTTATTTGGTATCGATGGCGGATTTTTGCAAACCATATGTGATAACAAAAAAACAGGCACAAGTTGTACTACAATAACGAGTTCTAAAAAGTGGAAAATATTTAACTATGTTACTTTTAGTGATTTGAGTATTATATTTTTTCTTTTTCAGTTTATTGGTTTGTTTTTATTTAATCTGAGAAACGAAACAGCAATTTTCTTATATATCCAAAAAGCAGTTCTTTTTTCCTCAATTCCTATATTGATTATTTCTGTTTATTATCAAAAATTTGTAGAGAAAAAATGGTGTCCGGTTTGTTTATTAACGGCTCTTTTGCTTTTGGCAGAACTCTATTTTTTAAACTTATTTTCTCATGATATTGTTGTCGTGACAAAAGAAATTTTCTTTTTAGGTATAACCTGTTTTTTTGCTGTAAGTATTGGTTGGTTTAAACTTAAAAAAATATTAGTTGCACAAAAAGACTTAAAAGAATCATCAGTAAAGAATAATCGTTTTGTGAGAAACTATGATATTTTCAAAAGTGTTTTATTGTCTAATCCAAAAATAGACGTAAGCGTAAACAATCCAATTATTCTTGGAAATAAAGATGCTAATACCGAAATAACCCTTATTACAAGCCCGTTATGTAGTTTTTGTAAAGACGCACATCTTTTAATAGAAAGCTTATTAGACAAATATAGAGACGATTTAAAAGTTGTAATGATCATAAAAGTTGATATTGAAAAACAAACAGAAGATTATAAATGGTTTTATAGAAAACTAATGCAAAATTATTTGATTGAAGGCGAGGAGGTATTTACAAGCGCTTTAAAACATTGGTTTCTAACAAAAAATATTGATGATTTTAATGCAAAAGATAATTTTCAGATTGAGATTGAAAAAATTGACGAAATATTCAATTCGCAAAACGATTGGTGCATAGAAAACAGTATATATTCAACGCCAACAATCCTTATAAATGGTTATCCTTATCCCAGACCATATGAGAGAGAAATTTTAGAACATTTTATTAATGATCTTTTAGATGATAATTTTTAA
- a CDS encoding DUF6625 family protein: MNDTSRIAIITCWYGKYPWYFPYYLHSCGYNETVDFYIITDNTEVIPNKPNNVKIIHKTLEDIITDASEKLGFTVNIDHPYKLCDFKPAYGFLFPEIIKDYDFWGQSDLDIIYGNVRDFIDEEMLQKFDFISLRHDYTTGCFALYKNTPLMNNFFMRSKDYKKVFSDPKHHCFDECNFVWDALTDGESIFDLDTEIESFTHIIKKAEQENEIKAHFDFILLEGLTGRINFDNGRIFYKNQFEGILYHLFWLKKDYKPDKVPSRIPEKYYISKTRIYHSR, encoded by the coding sequence ATGAATGACACTTCCAGAATTGCTATTATTACTTGTTGGTATGGCAAATATCCTTGGTACTTTCCTTATTATCTTCATTCGTGTGGATATAACGAAACGGTTGATTTTTATATTATTACGGATAACACAGAGGTAATTCCGAATAAACCCAATAATGTAAAAATTATCCATAAAACATTAGAAGACATAATTACTGATGCTTCAGAAAAATTAGGATTCACTGTAAATATTGATCATCCGTATAAACTTTGCGATTTTAAACCAGCTTATGGTTTTTTGTTTCCCGAAATTATAAAGGATTATGATTTTTGGGGACAAAGTGATTTGGATATTATCTATGGCAATGTTCGTGATTTTATAGATGAAGAAATGCTTCAAAAATTCGATTTTATAAGTCTTCGGCATGATTACACGACAGGATGTTTTGCCTTGTACAAAAATACTCCATTGATGAATAATTTCTTTATGCGAAGTAAAGATTATAAAAAAGTGTTTTCTGATCCAAAACATCATTGTTTTGACGAATGTAACTTTGTCTGGGATGCACTAACAGATGGAGAATCTATATTTGATCTCGACACTGAAATTGAAAGTTTTACTCATATTATAAAAAAAGCAGAGCAGGAGAATGAAATTAAAGCTCATTTTGATTTTATTCTGCTTGAAGGACTAACAGGACGCATAAATTTTGATAACGGAAGAATTTTTTACAAAAATCAATTCGAAGGAATATTATATCATTTATTCTGGCTGAAAAAAGATTACAAACCGGACAAAGTTCCAAGTAGAATTCCGGAGAAATATTACATTAGTAAAACCAGAATTTATCATTCAAGATAA
- a CDS encoding TlpA disulfide reductase family protein, with the protein MKKTFFLLLIVILYSFTTSEDTIIVSGKITNTEDGIIKIKGELLDKEIKLKPDGSFSENLALESGRIYKIETTKNSIPIYLSKDSKLIINADDANLTSSLKFTGKGNIENQYLAKKQLITSAITDQELYKLNENDFLKKLQEIKNSVNILYLKTKFNDLNFKEKEARNIHYLEQKHLLFYKKYHYYYGNVNGFTVSEKYPKIDETIDLDNNSDFLFSSEYQEIVLSKFYENVESDSPTLSAKNVIPKIKALKSQSIKNRLIENSTNDISMENQDYDKIYQEFSSLTNDPVIKQTLTKNYNATNALQLGNPSPKFDYENQKGGKIALENLKGKYIYIDLWATWCGPCLEQIPFLQKIEEQYKGKNIEFVSISIDAAKDRGKWSKFVTEKQLGGIQLLAENEWESKFIRDYNVQGIPTFILLDPNGNIISARAPTPSDPKLIELLNSLKIQ; encoded by the coding sequence ATGAAAAAAACCTTTTTTTTATTACTAATTGTAATTTTGTACTCTTTCACAACTTCTGAGGATACAATAATTGTTTCCGGCAAAATAACAAATACTGAAGATGGAATAATTAAAATTAAAGGAGAATTACTTGATAAAGAAATCAAACTAAAACCAGATGGCAGTTTTTCAGAAAATCTTGCATTAGAAAGTGGTCGGATTTATAAAATTGAAACCACTAAAAATAGTATTCCGATCTATTTATCTAAAGATTCCAAATTGATAATAAATGCTGATGATGCAAACCTAACTTCAAGTTTAAAATTTACCGGAAAAGGAAATATCGAAAATCAATATCTTGCTAAAAAGCAACTTATAACTTCAGCAATTACCGATCAGGAACTTTATAAACTTAATGAAAATGACTTCCTGAAAAAGCTTCAGGAAATAAAAAATTCAGTTAACATTTTGTACCTCAAAACAAAATTTAATGATCTTAATTTTAAAGAAAAAGAAGCCAGAAATATTCATTACCTGGAACAAAAACATTTGCTTTTTTATAAAAAATACCATTATTATTACGGAAACGTAAATGGTTTTACCGTTTCTGAAAAATACCCAAAGATTGATGAAACAATCGATTTGGATAATAATTCTGATTTTCTATTTTCAAGTGAATATCAGGAAATTGTTTTAAGTAAATTCTATGAAAACGTTGAGAGCGATAGTCCTACACTTTCGGCTAAAAATGTAATTCCAAAAATTAAGGCTTTAAAAAGTCAAAGCATAAAAAATCGTTTAATCGAAAACTCAACAAACGATATTAGCATGGAAAATCAGGATTATGATAAAATATATCAAGAATTTTCATCCCTTACAAACGATCCTGTTATAAAACAAACACTTACCAAAAACTATAATGCAACCAACGCATTACAACTTGGAAATCCTTCTCCAAAATTCGATTATGAAAATCAAAAAGGAGGAAAAATTGCTTTAGAAAATCTGAAAGGAAAATATATCTACATCGATCTTTGGGCAACATGGTGTGGTCCTTGTCTGGAACAAATTCCATTTCTTCAGAAAATAGAGGAACAGTATAAAGGAAAAAATATTGAGTTTGTCAGTATTTCGATAGATGCAGCAAAAGATCGCGGTAAATGGAGCAAATTTGTTACAGAAAAACAATTAGGCGGAATTCAATTATTGGCAGAAAATGAATGGGAATCAAAATTTATAAGAGATTATAATGTTCAGGGAATTCCAACATTTATTCTTCTTGATCCAAATGGCAATATTATTAGTGCACGCGCGCCAACACCTTCTGATCCTAAACTTATTGAGCTTTTAAATAGTTTAAAAATACAATAA
- a CDS encoding ATP-binding protein codes for MENIFTYLKNQFAFQLDALFQVENQIEKPVLNQLGSNGFVDEFIIENNLSEIDILILGLSLVPHMKPDFLSSIIAEYLPNGGELPEFGGLKTKNHRGILPTGETAQFLVAGNDLENRISFYNYLHNQSYLYHKGIIKIESVPNGEPKLSGLLILEEEYIEKFITGKILKPQLSSTFPAQLIETQLDWDDLVLNSNTLNQIKEIETWLKFNEILLHEWDMKAKIKPGFRVMFYGTPGTGKTLTASLLGKYTQRDVYRIDLSMVISKYIGETEKNLSSLFDKAADKDWILFFDEADAVFGKRTNVRDAHDKYANQEVSYLLQRIENHPGLVILASNFKTNIDTAFTRRFQSIIEFEVPSYGERLQLWKNNLPKGIKIAEDVNLNELSKKYDITGANIVNIIQYACLRTLEDKNESINLNHLLQGIKKEYAKEGKMM; via the coding sequence ATGGAAAATATATTCACATACCTAAAAAACCAATTTGCGTTTCAGCTTGATGCTCTTTTTCAGGTTGAGAATCAAATAGAAAAACCTGTTTTAAATCAACTTGGTTCAAATGGTTTTGTTGACGAATTTATCATCGAAAATAATCTGTCTGAAATTGATATTCTTATCTTGGGATTATCTCTCGTTCCACATATGAAGCCTGATTTTTTGAGTTCGATTATTGCCGAATATTTACCAAATGGCGGTGAACTGCCTGAGTTTGGCGGACTGAAAACAAAAAATCATCGAGGAATTTTACCAACCGGAGAAACGGCTCAGTTTTTAGTTGCCGGAAATGATCTGGAAAACCGAATTTCATTCTATAATTACCTGCACAATCAATCTTATCTTTATCATAAAGGCATTATAAAAATAGAATCTGTTCCCAATGGTGAACCTAAACTAAGTGGTTTATTAATCTTAGAAGAGGAATACATTGAAAAATTCATAACCGGAAAAATCCTGAAACCTCAATTGAGCAGTACTTTCCCTGCGCAATTAATAGAAACGCAATTAGATTGGGACGATTTGGTTCTTAATTCGAATACTTTAAATCAGATAAAAGAAATAGAAACCTGGCTTAAATTCAACGAAATTCTGTTGCATGAATGGGATATGAAAGCCAAAATAAAACCCGGTTTCAGAGTCATGTTTTACGGAACACCGGGAACCGGAAAAACACTTACGGCTTCACTTTTAGGAAAATATACTCAAAGAGATGTTTATAGAATTGATTTGTCAATGGTAATTTCGAAATACATTGGCGAGACCGAAAAAAATCTTTCTTCTCTTTTTGACAAAGCCGCAGACAAAGACTGGATTCTATTTTTTGATGAAGCTGATGCCGTTTTCGGAAAAAGAACAAATGTTCGGGATGCACACGACAAATACGCCAATCAGGAAGTTTCGTATTTACTGCAACGTATCGAAAATCATCCGGGATTAGTGATTTTGGCTTCTAATTTTAAAACCAATATTGATACCGCTTTTACCCGAAGATTTCAATCTATAATTGAGTTTGAAGTGCCTTCGTATGGAGAGCGTTTACAGCTTTGGAAAAATAATCTGCCTAAAGGAATTAAGATTGCTGAAGATGTAAACCTTAATGAACTTTCAAAAAAATACGATATTACAGGCGCTAATATTGTCAATATTATTCAATATGCTTGTCTGCGAACTTTAGAAGATAAAAATGAAAGTATCAACTTAAATCATCTGCTTCAGGGAATTAAAAAAGAATATGCAAAAGAAGGTAAAATGATGTAG
- a CDS encoding peptidoglycan-binding protein produces the protein MQKTFYQKELLIKATQQRNGANNNKKDVEKIQSWLNLFAMQNPGSATATGIDGDFGPATEKAVLNYQKFSGLPQNGNVDQNLFEKLASPLKKAFESPISGSNLRELILNTAQNHLKNHPFELTINNQSNTGPWVRSYMDGHEGTDWFWCMGFVEAIIDQAASVQGKNFKNLMPLTYSCDIVGATGLQKKILTRYQTARTNSALIKPADIFLLQKTPNDWIHTGIVTAVHGDIIETIEGNTNSDGSHNGNAVMNRIRNFKQSKIDFFSIESLVA, from the coding sequence ATGCAAAAAACATTCTACCAAAAAGAACTGCTTATTAAAGCGACACAACAAAGAAACGGAGCAAACAACAACAAGAAAGACGTCGAAAAAATTCAGTCCTGGCTTAATTTATTTGCTATGCAGAATCCTGGTTCGGCAACGGCAACGGGTATTGATGGCGATTTTGGTCCTGCAACAGAAAAGGCTGTATTGAATTATCAAAAATTCAGCGGTTTGCCTCAAAACGGAAATGTAGATCAAAACTTGTTCGAAAAACTTGCGTCGCCACTCAAAAAAGCTTTTGAAAGTCCAATATCAGGAAGCAATCTAAGAGAATTAATTCTCAATACGGCTCAAAACCATCTCAAAAATCATCCTTTTGAACTTACAATCAACAATCAAAGTAATACCGGACCTTGGGTACGAAGTTATATGGACGGTCATGAAGGAACAGACTGGTTTTGGTGTATGGGCTTTGTTGAGGCAATTATCGATCAGGCGGCTTCTGTTCAGGGAAAAAACTTTAAAAACCTGATGCCGTTAACTTACAGTTGTGATATTGTTGGTGCAACTGGTCTTCAGAAAAAAATACTGACTCGTTATCAAACGGCAAGAACGAATTCGGCTTTGATAAAACCAGCAGATATATTTCTGCTTCAAAAAACACCAAACGATTGGATTCATACAGGAATTGTAACTGCAGTTCACGGCGATATCATTGAAACTATAGAAGGAAATACAAATTCTGATGGTTCACATAATGGAAACGCTGTCATGAACAGAATCAGAAACTTTAAACAATCCAAAATTGACTTTTTTTCAATTGAATCATTAGTAGCATAA